In Arcobacter sp. LA11, a single window of DNA contains:
- a CDS encoding 1-acyl-sn-glycerol-3-phosphate acyltransferase: MYKKIFFKFFVKPLIFLVTGISIKGKENIPKDEPYIIIANHNSHLDILAIMSMYKSDAVIDVNPVAASDYFFKNKYLKWISLNLIGIIPINRKIKRKGTAHPLDEVYKKIEEKKTLIIFPEGSRGEPEELQKFKNGIGHIAKKYPNLKILPVVLENAGKALPKNEALFVPLIIKLEVKKAFTFNDLDLDTKDFVKKLEENFKKEENE; encoded by the coding sequence ATGTATAAAAAAATATTTTTTAAGTTTTTTGTTAAACCTCTGATTTTCTTAGTTACAGGTATTTCAATAAAAGGAAAAGAAAATATTCCAAAAGATGAGCCATACATAATAATTGCAAATCACAACAGTCACTTGGATATTTTAGCAATTATGAGTATGTACAAAAGTGATGCTGTAATAGATGTAAATCCAGTTGCTGCAAGTGATTATTTCTTTAAAAACAAATATTTAAAATGGATATCTTTAAATCTAATAGGGATAATCCCTATTAATAGAAAGATAAAAAGAAAAGGTACAGCTCACCCTCTTGATGAAGTTTATAAAAAAATTGAAGAGAAAAAGACCTTGATAATATTTCCAGAAGGAAGTCGAGGTGAACCAGAAGAGTTACAAAAATTTAAAAATGGCATAGGTCATATTGCTAAGAAATATCCAAATCTAAAAATTCTTCCTGTAGTTTTAGAAAATGCAGGTAAAGCCCTTCCAAAAAACGAAGCTTTATTTGTACCCTTAATTATAAAACTAGAAGTAAAAAAAGCTTTTACTTTTAATGATCTAGATTTAGATACAAAAGATTTTGTAAAAAAACTTGAAGAGAATTTTAAAAAGGAAGAAAATGAGTAA